In Colius striatus isolate bColStr4 chromosome 26, bColStr4.1.hap1, whole genome shotgun sequence, the genomic stretch CCCCCCACAACCTCCTGGACACACTTTCAGCCCCGCCAGCCCTCTCCTGGGTCCCCCAGAGggtcccccccaaaccccacacaaTTCAAACAAAGCCACTGGGATATAAGTTACTGCTTaaattatttgtaaaatgtCTTAAATTTTCTGTGACATACTTTAAATatcccccctgggaccccccccacAACGCACCTCCCGCAGAGGGGGCTTCGGTTCCAGCAGGGCCAGAGCCCCCCCGCTGCCTGGGACGGGacgggggagggaggagggaacagAGAAAGGGTTTCTTATCCTTTCACAGCTTCAACAACTCTAAATATCAATAATAAAAGTTATCATATAATAAAATAAGTTCTTTGTGAGGCAGTGGAGACCGAACAAAGCCCTTTCACACCCCCCGAAGGGGCACAGCCCTGGCTCGGGCTCGGGCTCTACAAACTCAGTAGTAAAAAGGGAGGGGGCGGCTTTACTTGGGGagggggggcaggggagggggaggttcTGAGGGCAGCGGGGGCGGTCGGGGCTTGTCCGTGTTGGCGGCAGCTCGGGAGCTGGTGGAGGCGCGCGGGTTCAAGAGCTCGCCGTAGGCGTGGAAGTCAAAGGCGGGGGGCTGGGCGGGCTGCATGCCCTGGGCGCTCAGCAGCGAGTGCAGCATGTTGACGGTGTCCTGGTAGTCACTGGCCTGGCCGGCGCTGTGCCCGTTGGCCCCCGCGGGGCCTTTGTCCGATTTGCCGTGGGTGCCGCCCCGCGCTTTGCCGGGCTGGGCTAAGGGGAGGCCGCCCGCGTCCGAGCCGTGCCCGGGCAGGTGCGGGTACGGGAACGGCACGCCGGGGCCTTTGGACACTTTGGCGGCTTTGGGCTGGTGCTCGTGCGCCGGCGGCTCCTCCGGCAGCGGCCTCttgcgggccggggccgggggcccGTAGCCCTTGTGTGGGAGCGCGCCGGGCTGGCCGCCGTGCTTGGAGTCCGGCGCCGGGCGCTTGGCGGCGGCGCTGCCGGGCCCGGCGCCCGGCGGGACGTGCAAGTGTTTGTGCGAGTGGTggttgtggtggtggtggtggtggttggaCGAGTGGCCcttgtgctgcttctccttgtGCTCGCGGCTCTTGCCGCCGCCCTCATCCGAGGGGCCGTGCCTGTccccgccggccgccgccggcACCTTGATGCGCATCTTGATCTCGTCCTGCTTGGAGGGGAGGGGTCtgtccccgccgccccccggcagCCGCAGCTTCAGCGCCGAGCCCTTGTCGCTCTTGTCGGGGCCAGGCGGGCGCTCGGGGTTGTCGGAGCCGCCGACGGGGATCTTGAGGATGATGGGCGAGGGGTTGGCGTCCTGCTGCTGCGCCTCCCGCTCgcgctgctgctgcaccagcagGTTCTGCGCCGCGTAGGCGTACTGGGACCTGACGTTGGCCTCCATGTTCTCCAGCTGCCGCTTCTGCGCCGCCAGCTCCTCGGCGTGCTTGGCCCTGTACTCCTTCAGCGACACCTTGGCCGACGGCGCGTTCTTGCCGCTCTGCTTCTGGTAACCAGCGCCATCTTGCTGCGGAGGCTGCTCGGAGGAGCTGTCGTTAGTCCTGTGGCTCTGGCCGATCTCCAGCTTCGGGGGAGGGTGCCAGTGCTCGGGCTGGGACAGGTCAGAGGCGCCGGGGTCGCCGGGCGAGTCGGGGGCTGCCGGCAGGGACGGCCCCGCGGCGGCGGTGGAGGACGTGGACATGCTCATCAGGCCAGCAATGTTCATGTCCGAGCTGTTGTTCCTGGAGATCATGTTGAGGATGGTCTGCTCCGACAGGCTCTCGTCCTCCCCGTGCTCGTCAGGCTTTGACTTCTTGGCTGCTGCCTGCGAGGCctggaaggaaaagcaggaggCACTCTGAGGCGGGGCAGTGCAAGAGGCTCGGCACAGCACACACTCTCCTTCAGACACACACCTCCTCTGCCCCCACCCCTGTGAGCAGACCCAGCCCCTGGAAGCTGGTTTGCACTGAAGAAACCCCAAGTCTCTGCAGAGTTAACTCTGAGCAGACTCGAGTGCTGAGGCAACATTTTGCAGACTCAGAGTGCTCAGACTTTaccctcccacacacacacaaacaccctTCAGACACGGCCTGGCATTGTCACAACACAACCACAGgacctcaagggctggaagggacctgggaagctcagccagtgcaacccgcctgccagagcagcagcacctagagcagggcacagggactcatccagctggggttgggatgtctccagagcaggagcctccacagcccatctgggcagcccctgccagtgctccctcagctcagcagggaacagattctgccttgtgtgtctctggacCCTCTGATGTTGCAGCtcgtgcccgttgccccttgtcccatcattggccatccctgagcacagcctggctccagcctcctgccacttgtatgactgagctcagccctccaagctgcagagccccagctcccccagcctttcagcacaaggcagacgCTGTGCTGCACCATCGCTGGGGCCCTGCACTGCACAGCCTCGTGCCCACAGAGGCCGTGGGAGTCCgtgctgcccccagccccaggcagacCCTCACCCGCCAGTTCCGGATGCGCTTCAGCCGGTTGGGAGTCTTCTCCAGGATCTGCAGGAACTCGTGGGTCAGTTCTGCAGAGACACAAAGGCAAGCAGGAGTGTCagaggcaggcagagcagcactAGCACCAACCAGGGCAACCCCCTACTCGCTGACCATCGGAGCTACTGACGGGACGGAGCCAACTCCAGGAGGGGAGATCCTGACAGCTACCCCTGAGCACAATGAAACTCATCTCGCTGCGAGCCTTTTGCCATCTCCTGTACCACAgaacctgctgctgctctggagacCTTGGCAAGACCTGGAGCCCGTGAACTTTGAATGGCAGACCCAAGGAACAGAGATGCCACAATAACATGAGAGCCTTATTTGTTTGTTGCTGTGGGGGGTGAAACCTCGCTCCAAAACTTACCATCTAAGAGCTCCAGAGTTACAGTGCCATCAACGTATTCCCACCAGTGCTTCCCGTCCGTGGAGACTGGGATCTCCCAG encodes the following:
- the CCNT1 gene encoding cyclin-T1 translates to MEACAGGGSGGGAAGRRWYFTREQLDRSPSRRAGLDPDKELSYRQQAANLLQDMGQRLNVSQLTINTAIVYMHRFYMVQSFTQFHRNSVVPAALFLAAKVEEQPRKLEHVIKVAHACLHHQETLLDTKSEAYLQQAQDLVILESIILQTLGFEITIDHPHTHVVKCTQLVRASKDLAQTSYFMATNSLHLTTFSLQYTPPVVACVCIHLACKWSNWEIPVSTDGKHWWEYVDGTVTLELLDELTHEFLQILEKTPNRLKRIRNWRASQAAAKKSKPDEHGEDESLSEQTILNMISRNNSSDMNIAGLMSMSTSSTAAAGPSLPAAPDSPGDPGASDLSQPEHWHPPPKLEIGQSHRTNDSSSEQPPQQDGAGYQKQSGKNAPSAKVSLKEYRAKHAEELAAQKRQLENMEANVRSQYAYAAQNLLVQQQREREAQQQDANPSPIILKIPVGGSDNPERPPGPDKSDKGSALKLRLPGGGGDRPLPSKQDEIKMRIKVPAAAGGDRHGPSDEGGGKSREHKEKQHKGHSSNHHHHHHNHHSHKHLHVPPGAGPGSAAAKRPAPDSKHGGQPGALPHKGYGPPAPARKRPLPEEPPAHEHQPKAAKVSKGPGVPFPYPHLPGHGSDAGGLPLAQPGKARGGTHGKSDKGPAGANGHSAGQASDYQDTVNMLHSLLSAQGMQPAQPPAFDFHAYGELLNPRASTSSRAAANTDKPRPPPLPSEPPPPLPPLPK